Part of the Imperialibacter roseus genome, CTCCTTTTGGTCTTCACAGCTCTTTTAGGCACCCTTTCGGGGCTTTATCCTGCTTTCTTCATTTCGTCTTTTCCCACGCTCAAAATTTTCAAGGGAGAACTGAAGCTAAGCCACAAAAAATGGGGGTTCAGGAACATCCTGGTGGTGGCGCAGTTCATGGTCTCTATTTTTTTGATGGCAGCCACGCTGTTCATTTACCGTCAAATGAACTTCATGATGGATAAAAAACTGGGCTTCGACAAAGATCAGGTGCTCGTCATCGAACGAAGCAACCAGCTGGGTGGCAGCCTCAGGGCCTTTATGGACGAATTACAGCAAGTCAACGGCGTGGAAAAAGCGTCGGCCTCTTTTCATGTACCCGGCCGACAAATGAGCGGTGGCAGCTTTCATGCCCAGGGAGTTTCCGCCACAGAGCGATATCTTTTTACTGCTATCTACGCCGACTACGATTTTGCTGACACGTACGGGATCAAAGTAAACGAAGGCCGCTTCTTTTCGAAGGATATGGCCTCCGACACGGCGGCCGTTCTTGTGAACCAGGCCACAGTAGACATGGTGGGGTGGGACAATCCGCTGGAGCAAAAAATTCTGCCCACTGCTGGCACTCTCCAGCGCATCATTGGCGTGGTAGACGACTTTCATTTTGCCTCGCTGCACGAGAAGGTCGGGCCGCTGGTCGTCTTTGGCATTTCTCCCCAGCAGTTGGCTACACTCAGTCCTAATCTGGTATCCGTTCGAATCGGTTCGGGCGCACCTACAAAAGCCACGGTGCAAAGCATAGAGGCCACCTGGAGCAAATGGATGCAGGGCAGCCCCATTCAATACAGCTTCCTCGATCAGGAATTCAATGCGCTATACCAGAATGAAGAACGTATCAGCAGGGTGTTTTCTACTTTTTCCATACTGGCCGTTTGCATCGCCCTTATTGGCGTAGTCGGACTTTCCACCTACATCGCCAATCAGAGAACAAGAGAAATTGGTATCCGCAAAGTGCTGGGGTCGTCAGCGTCGGGCATCCTCGTGCTGCTCTCAAAAGACTTTGTTCAATTGCTGATTGCCGCAAACTTACTGGCACTTCCGCTGGCGTGGCTGGCTCTGAGTAAATGGCTGGAGCAGTATCCTTACCAAACTTCGCTGACCATCTGGCTCTTCCCTGTTATTGGTATCGTCTTCTCTTTTTTCATTGTGCTCACCACTTGTCTGGTTACCTACAAAAAGGCGCAAATGAACCCGTCGAAAGCGATTAGGTATGAGTAGGAAGAAAAAACTGGGAGCAAAAAAGCCCTTGCTGTTTTGTCAATCAGCAAGGGCCAACGATTCGTTTAGCTAATTCAACTAAGCCAGCGCCTTTCTGCAATATTCGACGCATTTCTGCACTTCTTTTACCGGATCTGAACCTTCAGGGATCTCGTATTCAAGCTCTATTGTGCCGGGAAACTTATACTTCTGCTCGCTCATGAGCTGAAGCACTTCTGTCAGCGGTGTATCGCCGGTTCCCCACACCAGGTTCTTTTTCCCATGCTCAGGGTTCTGGCGATCCTTCATGTGCATGCTTAAAATGCGATCGGCCTTTGCTCTCACCATGCCCAGTGGATCGGCATTTCCTGCAGCTACAAAGTGGCCTAAGTCAAGATTCAATCCATTGTACTTCGACTGCTTCAAAGCCGTATCCCACAAGGTAGGGGTTTGTTGTTCGTGTCCGTGGTAGCCGATAGACACCTTGTGCTTGGCCGCCAGGGTCCCCAATCTGCGTGTCTGCGCATCGTCGCTTGGGTGCTCCAGGGTAACGTGGCTGGCACCAAGCGCTTTTGCTGCCTTCAGCCCGTATATCACTTCTGCATCGGTATTGTCTTTGCCAAAGGCATTGGGTTTGAAAGCGTAAATCTGCACACCGGCGTCGTTGTACATTTTCTTCACCTGTGCAAACTTGTCCATGGAAGCCGTTGCCCTCCAGGCGGCCACTTCCTTGTTGTAGGCAGCCGACTGCGCCTGCATATCAGCCATCTGTTTCTTCTCGTCGTCAGTCAGCTCTTCCCCTCTTCTTTGCTTACCATACAGGCCAAACATTGCCCTGCGGTCAATAGTGCTCTCAGGCTTGCCTGCAAAACTTTCAGCCGGATCGCCCATCAGCTCCACGGCGCTGATACCGCAATCCACGATGTACTTTAGCGTAGCCTCAGCGCTCTGATCGGGCAGGCTGCGAAACGAGTAGGTAATGACACCCAACTGTACTCCGTTGATCATGGAGTCAGGCTTGCCATAGCTTTTGATGATGTTGGGAAAACCGCTTGCTCTTAAAAGAGACGGGGCTACTAAAATACCGGCCGCTGCTGTAGCCGACTTGCCTATAAAATTCCGGCGTGAAGCCAGGTGTTGTTCGTTATTTTTCATTGAAGTAGGTAGTTAAAATGACACGACGTATAAGACAAACAGAATTAATTCTCCCGGGTTTGCGCCAACTTGCCATCAGCCAAACATTCCAGAAGAACTAAGATACATGAATTTAGCTGTGCAAACGGCAATCAGCAAGCTTTTGGAGGTATAATAGACAATACGTCGTTTTTACACGATGGTCGGCAAGATTTACATGATTGATTGAATACCGGCAGTGCTTCACAGCACATTCCTGGAGAAAACACTTAACCATTCTGATGAACCGAATCCTCTTAGTCCCGAAGGGAGGCCACACCTGTCAGGCTGATTTTTCGAGAATATTCAACATTGTTCACTGTAAGGACATAATTCTTTGACTTGCCTACTCTTTCAATACTAACTGGCTTCAGTCCTATCTCTGGCTGATATATATAAAGCTGATTTCCAACTACATGCCATCTTGTATTCTGAAGTTTTGTAGCATAGTCATTTGCCCAGTCGTCGTTCACTGTGACCGTTTGCCCCTGCTGCACCCACAAATATTTGGGCTCATTTTTGCTTTGTATGGCATTAAAAGTGCCCTGAGCGCTCC contains:
- a CDS encoding sugar phosphate isomerase/epimerase family protein; this translates as MKNNEQHLASRRNFIGKSATAAAGILVAPSLLRASGFPNIIKSYGKPDSMINGVQLGVITYSFRSLPDQSAEATLKYIVDCGISAVELMGDPAESFAGKPESTIDRRAMFGLYGKQRRGEELTDDEKKQMADMQAQSAAYNKEVAAWRATASMDKFAQVKKMYNDAGVQIYAFKPNAFGKDNTDAEVIYGLKAAKALGASHVTLEHPSDDAQTRRLGTLAAKHKVSIGYHGHEQQTPTLWDTALKQSKYNGLNLDLGHFVAAGNADPLGMVRAKADRILSMHMKDRQNPEHGKKNLVWGTGDTPLTEVLQLMSEQKYKFPGTIELEYEIPEGSDPVKEVQKCVEYCRKALA
- a CDS encoding ABC transporter permease; this encodes MFKSALLIGIRNLLKNKLHSAINLSGFAIGITCSLLILAFVWDELHYDRFHPNDDRLYRLALHRSFPGRDVSFATTPFPAGPTLLQDIPEIESYCRLFTPFSSPPRVRIGDIEFYETNRLAADSTFFRLFGVQLKEGDPRNALKDPNSVVLTESTSKKYFGDQEALGKMIKVGDSTLYRVTGVAGDVPNRTHLEFDLLFSLRSFPGAHDGTFWGSYQCLNYFLLKPGVTPEQVKAKIPSVVKQYMGPQVESLLNITFDEYEAAGNRHNYVFQPIQSIHLESNFQNELKPNGDKNYVYLFMVVSVLILCTACFNFVNLSTANSVKRGKEVAVRKVVGSSKLQLIIQFITESIVITLIAVLISCLLFIWLLPYFNQLAEKHIALSDFSLLNVAGLLLVFTALLGTLSGLYPAFFISSFPTLKIFKGELKLSHKKWGFRNILVVAQFMVSIFLMAATLFIYRQMNFMMDKKLGFDKDQVLVIERSNQLGGSLRAFMDELQQVNGVEKASASFHVPGRQMSGGSFHAQGVSATERYLFTAIYADYDFADTYGIKVNEGRFFSKDMASDTAAVLVNQATVDMVGWDNPLEQKILPTAGTLQRIIGVVDDFHFASLHEKVGPLVVFGISPQQLATLSPNLVSVRIGSGAPTKATVQSIEATWSKWMQGSPIQYSFLDQEFNALYQNEERISRVFSTFSILAVCIALIGVVGLSTYIANQRTREIGIRKVLGSSASGILVLLSKDFVQLLIAANLLALPLAWLALSKWLEQYPYQTSLTIWLFPVIGIVFSFFIVLTTCLVTYKKAQMNPSKAIRYE